One region of Gouania willdenowi chromosome 13, fGouWil2.1, whole genome shotgun sequence genomic DNA includes:
- the LOC114474852 gene encoding mRNA decay activator protein ZFP36 — translation MSDMLDDIFSKNFLNLALNDALLPTHSQHKVSGQNRLNRSASFFSPPSPPVSSNLSMSTEHVNNDDNGSSLWLSNIWSQTPAPKQKQNPLRPDRSMSLTESSSSLLSTFGQLKNLETFPPIPATTVAPPPGFPPSSTLAAQVPPILASNRYKTELCRGFQETGSCKYGSKCQFAHGEAELRGMFRHPKYKTEPCRTFYNFGYCPYGSRCHFIHQEKISGDLLPAEIQRQTSAAVTEGHNPRHQLRQSLSFAGFLNSSRSSSPPSFPPSFNDPNLGFSRAPSVSPPPADLLSPVFNDSMHQEATAFQFGNHQNRASIGDIQNIPYTLEPKPSRCVCGHGTNFNSNNSRVVTSVENRPLQDGSLLFPRPGTHGGFVKPSGLQRFSSEDSLEDSYSSSSGSSGSESPTFDGSATKRLTVFARLSLSD, via the exons ATGTCCGATATGCTTGACGACATCTTCTCAAAG AACTTCCTGAACCTGGCCCTGAATGATGCCTTGCTGCCAACACACTCTCAACACAAAGTGTCGGGGCAGAATCGGCTCAACCGGTCAGCCTCCTTCTtctctcccccctcccctcctgtgTCCTCCAACCTCAGCATGAGCACCGAGCATGTTAATAATGACGACAACGGCAGTTCTCTCTGGTTGTCCAACATCTGGAGCCAGACCCCTGCCCCCAAACAGAAACAGAACCCCTTACGCCCTGACCGCTCCATGAGTCTGACTGAGTCCAGCAGTAGCCTGCTGTCCACCTTTGGACAACTGAAGAACCTGGAGACCTTTCCACCAATCCCTGCTACAACTGTAGCTCCCCCTCCTGGGTTCCCCCCCTCTTCTACCCTTGCAGCCCAAGTCCCACCAATTCTGGCCTCCAACCGTTACAAAACTGAACTCTGTCGTGGCTTTCAAGAGACGGGCAGCTGCAAGTATGGCAGTAAGTGCCAGTTTGCTCATGGTGAGGCAGAGCTGAGAGGAATGTTTCGTCACCCCAAGTACAAGACCGAACCCTGCAGAACCTTCTACAACTTTGGATACTGCCCTTATGGGTCACGCTGCCACTTCATCCACCAAGAAAAAATCAGTGGTGATCTTTTGCCAGCTGAAATCCAGCGGCAAACCAGTGCAGCAGTCACCGAGGGTCACAATCCACGCCATCAGCTTCGACAGAGTCTGAGTTTTGCAGGGTTCCTCAACTCTTCCCGCAGTTCATCTCCTCCATCATTCCCTCCATCATTCAATGATCCTAACCTTGGGTTCAGCCGTGCTCCCTCTGTGTCTCCCCCGCCCGCTGATCTTCTGTCCCCAGTCTTTAATGACTCTATGCATCAAGAAGCGACAGCCTTTCAGTTTGGCAACCATCAGAATCGTGCTAGCATTGGAGACATCCAAAACATTCCTTACACTTTGGAGCCAAAGCCCTCACGTTGTGTGTGTGGCCATGGAACTAACTTTAACAGCAACAACAGCAGAGTCGTCACCAGCGTAGAAAACAGACCATTACAAGATGGCAGTCTGCTCTTCCCTCGACCTGGAACCCATGGAGGATTCGTGAAACCTTCTGGACTGCAGCGTTTTTCCTCCGAGGACTCCCTGGAGGAcagctacagcagcagcagcgggtCCAGTGGAAGCGAATCTCCAACCTTTGATGGATCAGCTACCAAGAGACTCACTGTGTTTGCGCGCCTTTCCCTGTCTGACTAA